The following nucleotide sequence is from Lacinutrix sp. Hel_I_90.
AAACTGGTGATATTAGAAATGGTGATACATTTTCAGCACTTATAAATTAAAATTAAAAGAGATCTATAATCCTACAAGGTTTTTAAATATTTAAGGGATAATAAGAAAGTAAAACAATAAGATTCGTGCCTTAGCGCGAATGACACAAACTTATGAAAGAAGCATATATAATAGACGGCATTAGAACGCCAATAGGAAATTACAAAGGCACATTATCGGCTGTTCGTACAGACGATTTAGGCGCATTAGTGATTGAAGAAATTGTAAAACGTAATCCAAGCATTCCAAAAGAGGCCTATGACGATGTTATTATGGGTTGTGCAAATCAAGCAGGAGAAGACAATCGTAATGTCGCTCGTATGTCATCATTGTTAGCAGGATTGCCATTTACAGTGCCAGGAGAAACCGTAAATCGCTTATGCAGTTCGGGATTATCGGCAATAATTCACGCCAATCGCGCTATAAAAGCTGGAGATGGAGACCTCTTTATTTCAGGAGGTGTTGAAAATATGACACGTGGTCCCTACGTTATGGCAAAACCATCATCGGCATTTGGAGGAGATTCAAAACTTTACGACTCTACATTTGGATGGCGTTTTATCAATCCGAGAATGCAACAACTTTATGGTACCGATGGCATGGGTAATACTGCCGAAAATTTAGTAGAGAAATATAATATCTCACGAGAAGATCAAGACAAGTTTGCTTATTGGAGCCAAATGAAAGCAGCCAAAGCACAAGAAAATGGACGCTTAGCAAAAGAAATTGTTACCGTTGAAATTCCGCAACGTAAAAAAGATCCCATTAAGTTTTCAAAAGACGAGTTTGTAAAACCAACAACTTCTTTAGAGATTTTAGGAAAATTACGAGCGGCCTTTAAAAAGGAGGGTGGCAGTGTCACTGCAGGAAATTCTTCAGGATTAAATGATGGCGCAGCAGCAACAATCATTGCTTCCGAAGCGGCCGTAAAAAAATATAATTTAAAACCATTAGCAAGAATAGTAAGTTCTGCTGTTGTTGGTGTAGAGCCAAGAATTATGGGCATTGGTCCGGTGGAAGCCTCAAACAAAGCATTAGCAAAAGCAGGGCTAACGATGGACGATATGGATATTATAGAATTAAACGAAGCCTTTGCAGCACAAGCATTAGCCTGCACACGAGCGTGGGGATTAGCAGATGATGATCCTAGATTAAATCCAAATGGAGGCGCCATAGCTATTGGTCATCCACTAGGTGTTACTGGAACAAGATTGGCCTATTCAGCAGCTTTAGAATTGAAAGAGCAAAACAAGCGTTATGCGTTAGTAACCATGTGTATTGGTGTCGGTCAAGGGTATGCGACTATTATTGAGAATGTAAATTTATAAAGATTTGTCATTCCTGTGTAGGCAGGAATCTACATCATAATAATTACAATGTCTCTTCGAGTGATTTGTGAAGCTTGAGCAAATGGTATCGAGAAGACACAAAACCAGAGTTTCGTTTTCACGAAAACGATAAATAAAATTATCGATGAACAAAATACAACATTATGTCCAGGGACAATGGACACAAGGGAAAGAAGAAGGTATGCCAATTCTGGATGCCGTTACAGGAGATGCTTTTACTAGCGTTGCTATTGAAGGGTTAGACATCCCTGAAATTCTTAATTATGGAAGAACAAAAGGTGGCGAAGTTCTTCGTAAAATGACCTTCCAGGAACGTGGGAACATGCTTAAAAGTTTAGCGTTATATCTCACTAAGCGTAAAGAACAGTTTTATGAATTAAGTTATAGAACGGGAGCAACTCGTGTGGATAGTTGGATTGATATAGAAGGGGGATTTGGAAACTTATTTGCCAATGCGTCTTTAAGAAAATTATTTCCTAACCAACCCTATCATGTGGAAGGAGAACCTATTGATCTTTCACGCGGAGGGCGCTTTATGGCGCATCATATTATGGTACCTAAAAAAGGTGTTGCAGTGCATATCAATGCTTTTAATTTTCCGGTTTGGGGGATGCTAGAAAAGTGCGCCGTTAATTGGATGGCTGGAGTGCCAGCAGTAGTTTTACCAGCGCCGTCATCATCCTATTTAGCTGAAGCCGTTGCTAAAGAGATCATCGCTTCAGGAATTCTACCTGAAGGCGCCCTGCAAATTATAAACGGAACCGTAAAAAATATTTTAGATACTGTAGAATCTCAAGATGTTGTAACCTTTACAGGTTCTGCGCAAACAGGTCGTTTATTAAAAGCGCATCCAAGACTCATTCAGGAATCTGTACCATTTACTATGGAAGCCGATTCTTTAAATGCCTCCATTTTAGGAGAAGATGCGGTGCCTGGAACACCAGAATTCGACTTGTTTATTAAGGAAGTTCGAAATGAAATGACCGCTAAGGCAGGACAAAAGTGTACTGCTATTAGACGTGTTATCGTTCCAGAAAATGTAGTAGAAGATGTTCAAATCGCACTAGGTAAAGCTTTAGACAAAGTGACTGTTGGAGATCCAAGACTCAAAGAGGTACGCATGGGGTCTTTAGTGAGTCATCAACAAGTGCAAGCGGTTAGAGATTCGGTAAACGATTTAGCAAAAGAAGCTCAAATTGTTTATGGTAATTTGGATGTCATTCAAACCATTGGAGCAGATGCAAAGAAAGGTGCTTTCATAAGCCCGATTTTATTGCGAGCAGACCATCCGTTTCAGAATACTGTTATTCATGAGCGTGAAGCTTTCGGGCCAGTAAGTACCATTATGCCCTATAAAAACTTAGATGAAGCCATTACGCTTGCACAAATGGGTAAGGGCTCTTTAGTATCATCTATTGCAACAAATGATGATAAAATTGCGAAAGACTATGTCATCAATGCAGCGAGTCACCACGGAAGAATATTAGTGCTTAATCGAGAAAGTGCTAAAGAAAGTACAGGTCATGGTTCTCCATTACCATACTTAGTTCATGGCGGTCCAGGACGTGCCGGAGGTGGTGAGGAAATGGGTGGTATGCGTGGTATTAAGCATTACTTACAGCGTACCGCTATTCAAGGGTCGCCAACAACGCTCACAGAAATTACAGGTATTTATCAGCAAAATGCAAAATATAAGGAAGCAGAACAGCATCCCTTTAAATACCATTGGGAGGATATTCAACCGGGCATGTCATTGAAGACGCATAAGCGGACTTTCACGGATACTGATATTATTAATTTTGCTAATTTAACTTGGGATCATTTCTATGCACATACAGATATTACCTCTTTAGACGGTAGTATTTTTGAGAAAAGAACAGCGCATGGTTATTTCATTATTTCGGCGGCAGCTGGATTATTTGTCTATCCAAATAAAGGACCTGTCGCTGCTAATTATGGACTAGAAGAGTGTCGTTTCTTACGTCCGTTATATCATAACGATACCGTATACGTACGATTAACTTGTAAACAAAAAGTAGATCGTGATGTGGCGTCTGCCGAGCATCCAAGTGGTATTGTAAAATGGTTCGTTGAGGTGTTTGATGCTGAAGATGAGTTGGTAGCGATTGCTACAATCTTAACGATGGTAGAGAAGAAGCAGGAAACTTTAGTTGAAATGACTGAAGTGAAAATTCAAGAGGCTTTATCAAAATTAACGGCTGAGGCTAAGCCTCATTGGGGAATCATGACACCGCAGCACATGATTGAGCATTTGGAACATACCTATAAAATTGCATCAGGTGAACTTCAGGATTTTGAAATAGCAACACCAGAAAAGATTTTAGAAAAGGTACATAATAGCCTTTATAATTATGAAAAATTCCCTAAAAATTCAAGGTTCCCATTGTTAGAAAAGGACACTTTGGATGTGTTAAAGCATCCTGATTTCCAGACTGCAGTGGAAAAGTTTATAGATCAAAGAGAAAAGTATAAGGTGTTTTTTAAAGAAAACCCAGAGGCTAAATTAAATAATATAGTTTTCGGCGAATTGAATAAATATGAGTGGTATTTATTGGAGCGAAAACATCTGAATCATCACTTTGAACAGTTTGGGCTTTTGTAAGTCCAAACTGGTCGAAGCTTCCGAGAAATCGGATGTCTCATAAATAAGACTTCAAAAGATGAAACATTACGTCTACATAATCACCAATAAAAAAGATGGCGTTTTGTATATTGGAGAAACAAAAGATTTAAAGAAAAGAATATATCAACATAAAAATAAAGTCCACCCAAAGACGTTTTCAGCAAGATATAATTTAGACAAACTTATATATTTAGAAGAGTTTGAAACAGAAGCAAAAGCTAAATTAAGAGAAAAGCAAATGAAAAAGTGGAATAGAGAATGGAAAATTGAATTGATAGAGAAATTGAATCCTAATTGGACGGATTTATATACAGAAATATAAGTTTAACACATAAAAACAGATTCCCGTTTTCACGGGAACACGCAAGCGTGATGACAGAACCATACGTAAAAATAAACATAGAAAACGAAGTAGGATACATAGAATTTTTTCATCCTGCTCATAATTCGCTACCAGGCGATATATTAGCAGAATTAGCACAAACCATTACTGATGCTGGACATAACGACGACATAAAAGTTATTGTTCTAAAAAGTGGGAAAGAGAGAACGTTCTGTGCTGGTGCCAGCTTTAAAGAATTAATAAACATTAATGATGAAGCAACAGGGAAAGTATTCTTTTCAGGCTTTGCCAATGTGATTAATGCCATGCGTAAATGCCCTAAATTTATTATTGGGCGAATTCAAGGAAAAACTGTTGGAGGAGGTATTGGACTAGCGGCTTCAACCGATTATTGTATGGCTTCCAAATTCGCGGCTATTAAATTAAGTGAGCTAAATATTGGTATTGGACCTTTTGTTGTTGGACCGGCAATAGAACGTAAAATGGGATTGAGTGCGATGTCACAAATCGCTATTGATGCGAATACGTTTTATCCTGCAGAATGGGCTAAAGAGAAAGGATTATTTACGCAAGTGTATGAAAGTACAGAGGAACTTGATGAAGCAGTAAAAGCAACGGCGGAACATTTATGTACTTACAATACCGACGCGATGAAGGAAATGAAAAAAGTCTTTTGGTCAGGGACAGACGATTGGGATCAACTCCTAGCAGATCGCGCCAAAACTAGTGGGCGATTGGTCCTTTCAGCGTTTACAAAAGAAAAATTAAAAGGCTTTAAATAAGTCTAAAGGTTATTCTATATAAAGGACCGCTTTTATAGGTATAGTGATGCCTTGTTTTAGTACAACAAAGTCTGTAGTTAAAGCCCATATGGTTGTATTAACGTGTAATAAGTTGTTATGGTCATCTTTAAAATAAATGCGAACCTTGCCTTTAGATAAATTACCTAAGTGAGTTGCACGATTAAGGTAATGAGACCTCAATACACGGGCTCTCGTAGACTGTAATGTTTCTAAGTTCGAGAATTTTAATTGTGGAATAGCTTCTTTTTCAATAATAGAAGAGGGGGTTAGAACGGTCATAATTTTGGGGCTTTATGATGTTAGTGTATGGCTTTGATATGCTCAATATGCTTAAATATAATTATAATATGCTTACATAACGAATTAACTTAAGAAAATAATTTATGATTTATTCATTTAAAGGCTTCATTCCTGTCGTTCACGACTCTAGTTTCGTGCATCCTTTGGCTGCAGTAACAGGTAATGTAATTATTGGTAAAAACTGTTATATTGGGCCTGGAGCGGCCATTCGTGGTGATTGGGGGCAAATTGTTTTGGAAGACGGTGTAAACGTCCAAGAAAACTGTACCGTACACATGTTTCCTGGAAAGTCTATTACGCTTAAAGAAAGTGCTCATATTGGTCATGGCGCAATTATTCATGGTGCAAATTTGGGTAAAAATTGCCTCATTGGTATGAATGCTGTTATTATGGATGATGCTGAAATAGGAGACGAAAGTATAGTAGGTGCCATGGCATTTGTAAAGGCAGAAACTAAAATTCCTAAGCGCAGTTTGGTTGTTGGAAATCCGGCAAAAGTGATTAAGCAGGTGAGTGACGACATGATCGCTTGGAAAACAAAAGGAACGGCTTTGTATCAACAGTTACCAGCAGATTGTCATGAATCGCTAAAAGAAGTGGAGCCGCTAAGAGAGGTGCCTAAAGATTTACCTAAACAAGAAGAGGCGTATAAAACATTGAGAGATACTTTTAAAAAATAAAAACCTGAAAACACTCTTTTTAGTTAAATCCTACTCAAATCAACTTCGTTAGTCTCTTTGCCTGTAGATAAGGTAATCAAACTCTGTACATTTCCTAAATAGGGTAGTAAAGTTAGTTTAGAGATAATAAACGTTTCATAAGCTTCAATATCTTCAACTACCAATTTCAGTAAATAATCAAAGTTACCGCTTACTCTGTGGCATTCTATAACTTCAGGAAAGTTATTGATTTGGGTGACGAATTTCTCTAAATAACTTCTCGTGTGCCCCTGCAAGGTAATACCAATAAAAACAGTCTGCTTTAAACCCATTTTCTTATTGTTTAAAACAGCAACATACTTTTTAATATAGCCTTGTTTTTCTAGCTTTTTAATACGTTCAAAAACGGGAGTGGTGGTCATTCCTAATTCAGTAGCAATACTTTTAGTTGTTCTATTGCTATTTTGCTGAAGTAAAGAGAGGATCTTCGTGTCTGTTTTATCCAAATTATGCTGCATCAGAAAATTGTTATTTATAAGGCTATAAATATAAGTTTTATAGAATTAAAATCTTTATATAATCAATAAAACAGATAAATATTCCAAATATAGTTAAAAGTAAAGATTTTAACATATTTAAAAGTTGAAAATAATTAATTTTATTTCTTTAAAACTATAAACATTGGCAGAATTTCAACTTAAAATGCCCAAAATGGGCGAGAGTATAACAGAAGGAACCATTATTAATTGGTTAATTTCTGAAGGCGATAGCTTTGATGAAGGGGATATTATTTTAGAAGTTGCTACCGATAAAGTAGATAATGAAGTACCGGCTCCTGCCTCTGGTGTGTTAGTAAAAATAGTGTTTGAGGCTAAAGCTGTTGTACCGGTTGGAGAAGTTATGGCGATTCTGGAAGTTTCTGAAAATGCAACTTCAAAAAAGCCGAGTGACTCACTAAGCCCTGTAGAAGAGTCTAAAAAAGAGAATAAGCAAACCAAAAGGCCCAAGTTAACTGCCGTATCACCGGAAGCTTCAAACGCTTTCAGTGTTTCAAATTCAAATACTTTTTTTTCACCATTAGTTGTAAAAATAGCTAAAGAACATCACATTAGTTTTGAAGAGCTCGCAAGAATTCCTGCCACAGGAAACGAGGGTAGACTGCGTAAAAGTGATGTTTTTCAGTATATTGAAGATGGTCGACCTTTTAAGTTCGCACAAGCAGTTGCAGAAAAAGATCCAACAGTTTATAGAATACCCCAACTAAGCTTCGACAAGGGCAAAGGAAAAGTAATCGAAATGGACCGTATGCGCCAAATGATTGCAGATCATATGGTGTATTCAAAACATACATCGCCTCATGTAACAGCTTATGTAGAAGCAGATTTAACCAATATGGTAAACTGGAGAAATGCGAACAAAGCAGCCTTTCAAGAAAAATATGGAGAGCGTTTAACGTTCACACCATTATTTGTGGAAGCAGTAGCAAAAGCAGTTAAAGATTTTCCTAATATCAATGCCTCTGTTGATGGTAATAACATTATTGTAAAAGAAGCTATTAATATTGGCATGGCAACTGCTTTACCAAGTGGCAACCTCATTGTTCCAGTCGTAAAAAATGCCGACACAAAAGATTTAGAAGCACTGGCTGCTCATGTAAATGAGCTCGCTGGAAAAGCAAGAGACAACAAATTAGTTGGTGATGATATAAAAGGAAGCACCTTCACCATTTCTAATGTGGGAACCTTTGGGAGTGTTATGGGAACACCAATCATTAACCAACCAGAAGTAGCTATTCTAGCTTTGGGAATAATTAAAAAAAGGCCTGAAGTTATTGAAACCGAAAACGGTGATGAAATCGCAATTCGAAGTATGATGTATTTATCACTATCATTTGATCATCGTGTTGTTGATGGCTTTTTAGGCGGTTCTTTTGTACGTCGCGTAGCCGATTATTTTGAGCAATTTGATGTTAATAGGAAAATATAAACCAGTGCTGTCATTTCGAACGAAGTGAAGAAATCTAATCAAAAGATTGTAATGTCATTTTTCGCAATGACGAAGAAATAAAATTATGAACCACAACATTTCAGTAACCAAAGTAGTAGCGTCTAAAGTAAACACTATAGACTTTAATAACATTCCATTAGGAACCACCTTCACAGATCATATGTTTATTTGTGATTATGAAAACGGAGCATGGACCAATCCTAGAATAGAACCTTTAGCATTAATCCCTACACATCCAGCAGCTATGGCATTGCATTACGGACAAGCTATTTTTGAAGGGATGAAAGCAACTGTTGATGCCAATGGGAATCCCATGTTATTTCGTGCTGATAAAAACGCTGCACGATTAAATACCAGCGCAGATCGCATGGGGATGCCTAATTTCCCGGAAGACTTGTTTGTTGAAGGTTTAAAGCAATTAGTGACTTTAGAGCACAATTGGATTCCACCAAAAGAAGGGAGTGCATTATATTTAAGACCGTTTATGTATGCCGATGAACCCTTTATTGGAATGCGAGCAGCAACACATTATAAATTTATTATAATGGCATCGCCAGCAGGTCCCTTTTTTAGCAAACGCATAAAATTATGGGCCGAAAAACAATACATTCGAGCAGCTCAAGGCGGAACAGGAGAAGCTAAAGCAGCAGGGAATTATGCAGCAGCCATTCGTCCAACAGAATTAGCAAAAGCGAAAGGGTACGACCAAGTATTGTGGTTAGATGCGGTAGAGCATAAATACATTCAGGAAGTAGGGACCATGAATATTTTCTTCAAAATTGATGGAAAATTCATTACGCCTAAACGTGATGGTTCTATTTTAGACGGTATTACACGAATGAGTGTTATTACTATTTTAAGAGATAAAGGCTATGAGGTTATTGAACGCGCAATCACTATGGATGAAATCATTACAGCTTCAAAAGAAGGTACGTTGGAAGAGGCTTTTGGAACTGGAACGGCGGTTGGTATTGCATACATTCAGGACATTGGAGTGGGAGATGAGACCATTCACGTCTCAAACGAAAGCCCAGTAGGTTTAGAGGTTAACAATACCTTGAATGCCATAAAAACTGGTGAAATTGAAGATAAATTCAATTGGATGATAAAAACTGAAAAAGCGTTCGCTTAACCTGCGCCTTTTTTAAAACCTTATAGGTTTGTTTTTGATTGGGTATTTTTTCACTTAGGGATACAGGTTTTAGAAACCTTATAGGATTAAAAAGTTAGCTGTTGTGTTCTTTTTTTTAAGCAAAAGGATGCCGCTGCAAAACGGAGTATTCAGATGTTGGGTTTTTAAACAAAAACTAAAAATAGAGGAGTAATCCCTAACGCAAAAACCGCAAGGGACTTCTGTATTAAAAAGAAGTAGCGCTTAAACGAGAGTATAAATTGAAATGACGAAACACAATAGTTTCTAAAAATATAAATAGTAACGCGAATTAATTCCTGCCCTTTTTAAGGGAAGGTGTTCGCAGGACTGAAGGGTTTTTTATGAAAAAAGATACATTACAAAAAGCATTCTCAAAACTTTGTACAGCGAAAGCGATGACAGAATTGTACGAAGCAAATTTTAAACAGGTTTCAAAATATGTACACGCCACTTCTAGAGGTCACGAAGCGATTCAAATTGCATTAGGACTGCAATTATTACCCCAAGATTACGCCTTTCCCTATTATAGAGACGATGCTATGTTATTGTCTTTTGGCTTAGAACCTTATGATTTAATGTTGCAATTGTTAGCAAAAAGAGACGACCCGTTTTCTGGCGGACGCAGCTATTATTCGCATCCAAGTTTAAAGGATGAGGACAAGCCAAAAATCCCACATCAATCCTCAGCAACAGGAATGCAAGCCATCCCTGCAACTGGTGTTGCCATGGGAATGCAGTATAAAGAATTACAAGGTTTAGACGATAAAGCACTTAAAGTATTACCCTTTGTGGTATGCTCATTAGGAGACGCATCGGTAACCGAAGGTGAAATAGCGGAAGCCTTTCAAATGGCCGCATTAAAGCAATTGCCGGTGTTGTATTTAGTACAGGATAACGGTTGGGACATATCGGCCAATGCAGCAGAAACAAGAGCACAGAATGCTTTTGAATATGCACAGGGCTTTCATGGTTTAGAGGCCATTTCTATTGATGGCGCAAACTTTACCGAAAGTTATGAAGCTTTAGAAAAAGTAATTAATACGATTCGTACTGAACGCAGACCCTTTTTAGTGCATGCAAAAGTGCCTTTGTTAAATCACCATACTTCAGGTGTGCGTATGGAATGGTATCGTGATGATTTAGATGAAGCACGTTCTAGAGATCCGTATCCAGTTATAAAACAACAATTAATTGACTTTGGGTTTTCATCTGAAGCTATTGAGACTATTGAAAATACAGCAAAAACAAAAGTACAATCCGATTTTG
It contains:
- the pcaF gene encoding 3-oxoadipyl-CoA thiolase — its product is MKEAYIIDGIRTPIGNYKGTLSAVRTDDLGALVIEEIVKRNPSIPKEAYDDVIMGCANQAGEDNRNVARMSSLLAGLPFTVPGETVNRLCSSGLSAIIHANRAIKAGDGDLFISGGVENMTRGPYVMAKPSSAFGGDSKLYDSTFGWRFINPRMQQLYGTDGMGNTAENLVEKYNISREDQDKFAYWSQMKAAKAQENGRLAKEIVTVEIPQRKKDPIKFSKDEFVKPTTSLEILGKLRAAFKKEGGSVTAGNSSGLNDGAAATIIASEAAVKKYNLKPLARIVSSAVVGVEPRIMGIGPVEASNKALAKAGLTMDDMDIIELNEAFAAQALACTRAWGLADDDPRLNPNGGAIAIGHPLGVTGTRLAYSAALELKEQNKRYALVTMCIGVGQGYATIIENVNL
- the paaZ gene encoding phenylacetic acid degradation bifunctional protein PaaZ, giving the protein MNKIQHYVQGQWTQGKEEGMPILDAVTGDAFTSVAIEGLDIPEILNYGRTKGGEVLRKMTFQERGNMLKSLALYLTKRKEQFYELSYRTGATRVDSWIDIEGGFGNLFANASLRKLFPNQPYHVEGEPIDLSRGGRFMAHHIMVPKKGVAVHINAFNFPVWGMLEKCAVNWMAGVPAVVLPAPSSSYLAEAVAKEIIASGILPEGALQIINGTVKNILDTVESQDVVTFTGSAQTGRLLKAHPRLIQESVPFTMEADSLNASILGEDAVPGTPEFDLFIKEVRNEMTAKAGQKCTAIRRVIVPENVVEDVQIALGKALDKVTVGDPRLKEVRMGSLVSHQQVQAVRDSVNDLAKEAQIVYGNLDVIQTIGADAKKGAFISPILLRADHPFQNTVIHEREAFGPVSTIMPYKNLDEAITLAQMGKGSLVSSIATNDDKIAKDYVINAASHHGRILVLNRESAKESTGHGSPLPYLVHGGPGRAGGGEEMGGMRGIKHYLQRTAIQGSPTTLTEITGIYQQNAKYKEAEQHPFKYHWEDIQPGMSLKTHKRTFTDTDIINFANLTWDHFYAHTDITSLDGSIFEKRTAHGYFIISAAAGLFVYPNKGPVAANYGLEECRFLRPLYHNDTVYVRLTCKQKVDRDVASAEHPSGIVKWFVEVFDAEDELVAIATILTMVEKKQETLVEMTEVKIQEALSKLTAEAKPHWGIMTPQHMIEHLEHTYKIASGELQDFEIATPEKILEKVHNSLYNYEKFPKNSRFPLLEKDTLDVLKHPDFQTAVEKFIDQREKYKVFFKENPEAKLNNIVFGELNKYEWYLLERKHLNHHFEQFGLL
- a CDS encoding GIY-YIG nuclease family protein: MKHYVYIITNKKDGVLYIGETKDLKKRIYQHKNKVHPKTFSARYNLDKLIYLEEFETEAKAKLREKQMKKWNREWKIELIEKLNPNWTDLYTEI
- a CDS encoding enoyl-CoA hydratase/isomerase family protein — protein: MTEPYVKINIENEVGYIEFFHPAHNSLPGDILAELAQTITDAGHNDDIKVIVLKSGKERTFCAGASFKELININDEATGKVFFSGFANVINAMRKCPKFIIGRIQGKTVGGGIGLAASTDYCMASKFAAIKLSELNIGIGPFVVGPAIERKMGLSAMSQIAIDANTFYPAEWAKEKGLFTQVYESTEELDEAVKATAEHLCTYNTDAMKEMKKVFWSGTDDWDQLLADRAKTSGRLVLSAFTKEKLKGFK
- a CDS encoding transferase hexapeptide repeat family protein — encoded protein: MIYSFKGFIPVVHDSSFVHPLAAVTGNVIIGKNCYIGPGAAIRGDWGQIVLEDGVNVQENCTVHMFPGKSITLKESAHIGHGAIIHGANLGKNCLIGMNAVIMDDAEIGDESIVGAMAFVKAETKIPKRSLVVGNPAKVIKQVSDDMIAWKTKGTALYQQLPADCHESLKEVEPLREVPKDLPKQEEAYKTLRDTFKK
- a CDS encoding Lrp/AsnC family transcriptional regulator, with product MQHNLDKTDTKILSLLQQNSNRTTKSIATELGMTTTPVFERIKKLEKQGYIKKYVAVLNNKKMGLKQTVFIGITLQGHTRSYLEKFVTQINNFPEVIECHRVSGNFDYLLKLVVEDIEAYETFIISKLTLLPYLGNVQSLITLSTGKETNEVDLSRI
- a CDS encoding dihydrolipoamide acetyltransferase family protein, producing the protein MGESITEGTIINWLISEGDSFDEGDIILEVATDKVDNEVPAPASGVLVKIVFEAKAVVPVGEVMAILEVSENATSKKPSDSLSPVEESKKENKQTKRPKLTAVSPEASNAFSVSNSNTFFSPLVVKIAKEHHISFEELARIPATGNEGRLRKSDVFQYIEDGRPFKFAQAVAEKDPTVYRIPQLSFDKGKGKVIEMDRMRQMIADHMVYSKHTSPHVTAYVEADLTNMVNWRNANKAAFQEKYGERLTFTPLFVEAVAKAVKDFPNINASVDGNNIIVKEAINIGMATALPSGNLIVPVVKNADTKDLEALAAHVNELAGKARDNKLVGDDIKGSTFTISNVGTFGSVMGTPIINQPEVAILALGIIKKRPEVIETENGDEIAIRSMMYLSLSFDHRVVDGFLGGSFVRRVADYFEQFDVNRKI
- a CDS encoding branched-chain amino acid aminotransferase, encoding MNHNISVTKVVASKVNTIDFNNIPLGTTFTDHMFICDYENGAWTNPRIEPLALIPTHPAAMALHYGQAIFEGMKATVDANGNPMLFRADKNAARLNTSADRMGMPNFPEDLFVEGLKQLVTLEHNWIPPKEGSALYLRPFMYADEPFIGMRAATHYKFIIMASPAGPFFSKRIKLWAEKQYIRAAQGGTGEAKAAGNYAAAIRPTELAKAKGYDQVLWLDAVEHKYIQEVGTMNIFFKIDGKFITPKRDGSILDGITRMSVITILRDKGYEVIERAITMDEIITASKEGTLEEAFGTGTAVGIAYIQDIGVGDETIHVSNESPVGLEVNNTLNAIKTGEIEDKFNWMIKTEKAFA